In Mangrovivirga cuniculi, the following proteins share a genomic window:
- a CDS encoding YceI family protein, which produces MKIFKGIAFATVTAFMLSACGGNSNSGDAVVSEEKEAAEAGTAAVKFTPTDDSQVTWIGSKPTGKHNGYIPVTEGELFVEGGNITSGSFTMDIKGLEINDLENDPNDEEDMHDKLTNHLMSPDFFAADSFPTANFEITEVKEYDASTMSVEGKDQFETEYTPESAEEFMVENPTHWISGNLTMRGTTKNVAFPAHVNMEGNELTAKAKFNIDRTDWGLMYGDEASVADKAKDKFIYNTVNVGIELTATQAEEVAEVQ; this is translated from the coding sequence ATGAAAATTTTCAAAGGAATTGCTTTCGCAACAGTTACAGCGTTTATGCTTTCTGCTTGCGGAGGAAACTCTAACTCAGGAGATGCTGTTGTTAGCGAAGAAAAAGAAGCTGCTGAAGCAGGTACAGCTGCAGTAAAATTTACTCCTACCGATGATAGCCAGGTTACCTGGATCGGAAGTAAGCCAACCGGGAAGCACAATGGTTATATCCCGGTAACAGAAGGTGAACTATTTGTAGAGGGCGGAAATATCACAAGTGGTTCATTTACAATGGACATCAAAGGTCTTGAGATCAATGATCTGGAAAATGATCCGAATGATGAGGAGGATATGCACGACAAATTAACAAATCACTTAATGTCGCCGGATTTTTTCGCTGCTGATTCTTTCCCTACAGCAAATTTCGAAATTACTGAGGTAAAAGAATATGATGCCTCAACAATGTCTGTAGAAGGTAAAGATCAATTCGAAACGGAATATACTCCTGAATCAGCTGAGGAATTTATGGTAGAAAACCCAACACATTGGATAAGTGGAAACCTTACAATGCGTGGAACTACAAAAAACGTAGCATTTCCTGCACATGTTAATATGGAAGGTAATGAGCTTACTGCTAAGGCTAAATTCAATATAGACAGAACTGACTGGGGATTAATGTATGGTGATGAAGCAAGTGTTGCTGATAAAGCAAAAGATAAATTCATCTACAATACAGTTAATGTAGGTATTGAACTAACTGCAACTCAAGCTGAAGAGGTTGCTGAGGTTCAGTAA
- a CDS encoding OmpH family outer membrane protein: MKSRDFMKNIFKYSSVLTVALLFFVSCNQQGTSETAEDKESESTTSDVIASDLKVGYVNSDTLTKNYKFYQDVLEELESERTRLERQLESRAQGLQKEFEDYQKSAQNLTMGQARNIEENLQRKQQNLMMQRENFAQTLRKTEADKTKEVVDKINEFIESYSKENGYHIILKYESVWYSDERMNITNDVVEGLNASYDAEKNAPEEAESTSEQDSIK; encoded by the coding sequence ATGAAAAGTAGAGATTTTATGAAAAACATTTTTAAGTATAGTTCTGTTCTAACAGTTGCATTGCTGTTTTTTGTTTCATGTAACCAGCAAGGAACTTCAGAAACTGCGGAGGATAAGGAGAGTGAGTCAACTACTTCAGATGTAATTGCATCGGATTTAAAAGTTGGATATGTTAATTCCGACACCCTTACAAAAAACTATAAATTCTATCAAGATGTTCTTGAAGAGCTTGAATCTGAGAGAACAAGACTAGAGAGACAGTTGGAAAGCAGAGCTCAGGGATTGCAAAAAGAATTTGAAGATTATCAAAAATCTGCTCAGAACTTAACAATGGGTCAGGCAAGAAACATTGAAGAGAACTTACAGAGAAAGCAACAAAATCTGATGATGCAAAGAGAAAACTTTGCTCAGACATTGAGAAAAACCGAAGCTGATAAGACGAAGGAAGTGGTAGACAAGATCAACGAATTTATCGAATCTTACAGTAAAGAAAACGGATATCACATTATATTAAAATACGAAAGCGTTTGGTATTCTGACGAAAGAATGAATATTACCAACGATGTTGTAGAAGGATTAAATGCTTCTTACGATGCTGAGAAAAATGCTCCTGAAGAGGCAGAAAGCACTTCTGAGCAAGATTCTATTAAATAA
- a CDS encoding DinB family protein: protein MNIKKPSPENYPSFYKSYIDLVPDQIEPFLENQWHEIKTFILNTTKNKLDYRYEPEKWTIAEVFGHIIDVEKVMGYRLLAFSRKDENSIPGFSEDNYVQNSVYNEMNKEDIAEWWKHERGANLKMLNAINQDAFEFMGNANGSPIKTSALPYILAGHVQHHVNILKNRYKI from the coding sequence ATGAATATCAAAAAACCATCACCAGAAAATTACCCTTCTTTTTACAAATCTTATATCGATTTAGTTCCCGATCAAATAGAACCTTTTTTGGAAAATCAATGGCATGAAATTAAAACTTTTATTTTAAATACAACTAAAAATAAACTTGATTATAGGTATGAGCCTGAGAAATGGACAATTGCTGAGGTGTTCGGGCATATAATTGATGTGGAAAAAGTAATGGGATACAGGCTGCTGGCATTTTCAAGGAAAGATGAAAACTCGATTCCGGGATTTAGTGAAGATAATTATGTTCAAAATTCAGTTTATAACGAAATGAATAAAGAAGATATAGCCGAATGGTGGAAACATGAACGGGGAGCTAATCTTAAAATGCTTAATGCTATTAATCAGGATGCTTTTGAATTTATGGGAAATGCGAATGGATCACCTATTAAAACCAGTGCATTACCTTATATTTTAGCTGGTCATGTTCAACATCATGTTAATATATTAAAGAATCGTTATAAAATTTAA
- a CDS encoding gamma carbonic anhydrase family protein, which translates to MGKFLSVHDIYPAVGNDCWFAPNAYLIGDVKMGDECTVWFNAVVRGDVNSICIGNKVNIQDQAVIHCTYKKFDVKIGDNVSIGHGAIVHGCEIKDNVLIGMGAIVMDGAIINDGAVIGAGAVVLAGTNVEEGAVYVGNPARKIKDGGEKMKELIQRTADNYPMYASWFKD; encoded by the coding sequence ATGGGAAAATTTTTATCAGTTCACGATATATATCCAGCGGTAGGAAATGATTGCTGGTTTGCACCAAATGCCTATTTGATTGGAGATGTTAAAATGGGAGATGAGTGCACTGTCTGGTTTAATGCTGTAGTAAGGGGCGATGTGAATTCTATTTGTATTGGTAATAAGGTTAATATTCAGGATCAGGCAGTGATCCATTGCACCTACAAAAAGTTCGATGTTAAAATTGGAGATAATGTTTCAATTGGGCATGGAGCTATTGTACACGGATGTGAAATAAAAGATAATGTATTAATTGGAATGGGAGCTATAGTTATGGATGGAGCTATTATTAACGACGGGGCGGTGATAGGAGCCGGGGCTGTTGTTCTTGCGGGGACTAATGTAGAAGAAGGAGCTGTTTATGTTGGGAATCCCGCAAGAAAAATTAAAGATGGAGGAGAAAAGATGAAAGAACTGATTCAAAGAACAGCAGATAATTATCCAATGTATGCTTCCTGGTTTAAGGATTAA
- a CDS encoding LptE family protein, with the protein MKSKHNKYFFLILFFILNACSVNYSFTGISIGPEVKTISISTFFNDTGQGPPTIAQQFTEQLKEYFQRNSNLSIVDYGGDLQLEGSITGYRASLRGVSAGTGNNNIDQAAQERLTITVTATFINTYDESQNFSNRSFSFYEDYDPNTAPLNANEQQYVDNIIEQIILDIFNTSVANW; encoded by the coding sequence ATGAAATCGAAGCATAATAAATATTTTTTTCTCATATTATTTTTCATACTCAACGCTTGTTCTGTAAACTATTCTTTTACCGGAATTAGCATCGGTCCTGAAGTAAAGACTATTTCGATCAGCACATTCTTTAACGACACCGGACAGGGTCCTCCCACGATTGCACAACAATTTACTGAACAATTGAAAGAATATTTTCAGAGAAACTCCAATTTATCGATCGTAGATTATGGAGGTGACCTTCAATTAGAAGGCTCAATAACAGGCTACAGAGCTTCATTAAGAGGTGTAAGCGCTGGCACCGGTAATAACAACATAGATCAGGCTGCTCAGGAAAGATTAACAATAACAGTGACTGCAACATTCATTAATACTTATGACGAATCGCAGAATTTCTCTAATAGGTCCTTTAGTTTTTACGAAGACTATGACCCTAATACTGCACCGCTAAATGCGAATGAACAACAGTATGTAGATAATATAATTGAACAGATAATATTGGATATTTTCAATACATCAGTTGCTAATTGGT
- the miaB gene encoding tRNA (N6-isopentenyl adenosine(37)-C2)-methylthiotransferase MiaB: MSKQELISDIDILTEEQQQSEEACGVQVSEEENTGKNRKVYIESYGCQMNFSDSEIVSSIMKREGFDTTSDFSKADVVFLNTCSIREKAEQTVRNRLSQFNKVKEERPEMMIGVLGCMAERLKDKLLEEEKIVDMVVGPDAYRDLPTLIKQVDDGNKAVNVFLSKEETYADISPVRLDSNGVSAFISIMRGCDNMCSFCVVPFTRGRERSRDPHSIVAEAKELFDKGFREVTLLGQNVDSYKWSSEENNKGRLERKARKESDVAIVNFANLIEMVAKISPDLRVRFSTSHPKDITDEVLETMNKYENICNYIHLPAQSGNSRVLKLMNRTYDREWYIDRVDAIRRIIGDDCGISSDMIAGFCTETEEDHQETLTLMDYVKYDFSYMFFYSERPGTLAAKKYEDDIPLKVKKRRLQEIINKQQEHSLERNKKAIGKVHKVLVEGTSKRSDEQLQGRNSENKVIIFPRGNQEKGQYVNVLVNDCTPATLFGEVVD, from the coding sequence ATGAGTAAGCAAGAGTTAATCAGTGATATCGATATTTTAACTGAAGAACAGCAGCAGTCTGAAGAAGCTTGTGGAGTACAGGTTAGTGAAGAAGAAAACACTGGAAAAAACAGAAAAGTTTATATAGAGAGTTACGGTTGTCAAATGAATTTCAGCGATAGTGAGATCGTTTCTTCTATCATGAAAAGAGAAGGATTTGATACGACTTCTGATTTCTCAAAAGCTGATGTTGTATTTTTGAATACCTGTTCTATCAGGGAAAAAGCTGAGCAAACAGTTAGAAACCGACTTTCTCAATTTAATAAGGTTAAAGAAGAGCGCCCTGAAATGATGATCGGTGTTCTGGGCTGTATGGCTGAAAGACTTAAAGACAAACTTCTTGAAGAAGAAAAAATTGTCGATATGGTTGTCGGACCTGATGCTTACCGGGACCTTCCTACATTGATCAAACAGGTTGATGATGGCAATAAAGCTGTAAATGTTTTCTTATCAAAAGAAGAGACCTATGCTGACATTAGTCCTGTTAGACTGGACAGCAATGGAGTTTCAGCCTTCATCAGTATTATGAGAGGATGCGATAACATGTGTTCTTTTTGCGTTGTTCCTTTCACAAGAGGCCGCGAAAGAAGCCGTGATCCTCATTCCATAGTTGCTGAGGCTAAAGAATTATTTGATAAAGGTTTTAGAGAAGTAACATTACTTGGCCAGAATGTAGATTCCTATAAATGGTCATCAGAGGAAAATAATAAAGGAAGACTGGAGAGGAAAGCCAGAAAGGAAAGTGATGTTGCAATAGTAAACTTCGCAAACCTAATAGAAATGGTTGCAAAAATCAGCCCCGATCTTAGGGTTAGATTTAGTACTTCTCACCCGAAAGATATTACGGATGAGGTTCTTGAAACCATGAATAAGTACGAGAATATATGCAACTATATTCACCTTCCCGCTCAGTCTGGAAATAGTCGGGTTTTAAAATTAATGAACCGGACTTATGATCGCGAATGGTATATTGACCGAGTTGATGCGATAAGAAGAATCATTGGTGATGATTGCGGCATCTCTTCTGATATGATTGCAGGATTTTGCACTGAAACAGAAGAAGACCACCAGGAAACACTCACTTTAATGGATTATGTTAAATACGACTTTTCTTATATGTTCTTTTATAGTGAGAGACCAGGTACTCTTGCCGCTAAAAAATATGAAGATGATATTCCATTGAAAGTAAAGAAAAGAAGATTGCAGGAAATCATTAATAAACAGCAAGAACATTCTCTTGAACGCAATAAAAAAGCAATTGGTAAAGTTCATAAAGTATTAGTAGAAGGAACATCCAAGAGAAGTGATGAGCAGTTACAAGGTCGAAATTCAGAAAATAAAGTAATAATATTCCCTAGAGGAAACCAGGAAAAAGGCCAATACGTTAATGTTTTGGTAAATGATTGCACCCCGGCAACACTTTTTGGAGAGGTAGTCGATTAA
- a CDS encoding M14 family zinc carboxypeptidase, with protein MEKDTKEKFLKTICNNFLNLQDTDNYFRFPSYDFLIQKITSLDKNIFRIEKLGKSVELRDIYGIKFGKGPIKIMAWSQMHGDEPTATRAILDFFYFIQNHPEEFDDLINYISQKCTILFVPMVNPDGAEHHTRENAWDIDLNRDALRLTAPESKILKMVFDDFQPEYSLNMHNQSKYYGCESTGEHVELSFLATAPDKERSLTVSRKRAISLINKIVEKINALENQHIPMGKYDDKFEPRAFGDNFQAENSGLVLIESGYVPGDENEEKLRKLNFLSLIITCLYTDDLDYKKKDLQKYNELPAISEFYFDVIVRNATLNQDGKQFIADLGIKRELVWQGKSKYYYFGFISELGDLSTLKGFDEIDATNCIIKPVNTYNKSVQNIDEVKSLNYKELHKKGIASVKMDRLSLTKESTSMPLNILPIHEDWSPEKLSPATFLIEDSISGETKFIIVNGVYFPVNP; from the coding sequence ATGGAGAAAGATACTAAAGAAAAATTTTTAAAAACAATCTGTAACAACTTCCTTAATCTACAGGATACAGATAATTATTTTAGATTTCCTTCTTATGATTTCCTTATTCAGAAAATAACCTCATTGGATAAAAATATATTTCGCATTGAGAAACTTGGAAAATCTGTAGAGCTACGAGATATATATGGAATAAAATTCGGTAAAGGGCCAATTAAAATTATGGCCTGGTCTCAAATGCATGGCGATGAACCTACTGCTACAAGAGCTATTCTAGATTTTTTTTATTTTATTCAGAATCATCCTGAAGAATTTGATGACCTGATTAATTATATCTCCCAGAAATGCACAATTCTTTTTGTTCCCATGGTAAATCCTGATGGTGCTGAACACCACACCCGGGAAAATGCATGGGATATTGACCTGAACAGAGACGCCCTTCGATTGACTGCTCCTGAGTCAAAAATATTAAAAATGGTTTTTGATGATTTTCAGCCAGAGTATTCTCTCAACATGCATAATCAAAGTAAATATTATGGTTGTGAAAGTACTGGTGAGCATGTGGAGTTATCCTTTTTAGCAACTGCACCTGATAAAGAACGATCACTTACCGTCAGCAGGAAACGGGCTATTTCGTTAATAAATAAGATCGTTGAGAAAATTAATGCTCTGGAAAATCAACATATTCCCATGGGAAAATATGATGACAAATTTGAACCCAGGGCTTTTGGAGATAATTTTCAGGCAGAAAACTCCGGCCTGGTACTGATCGAGTCAGGGTATGTCCCCGGTGATGAAAATGAAGAAAAACTGAGAAAGCTAAATTTTCTTTCTCTTATTATCACATGCCTGTATACGGATGACCTTGATTATAAAAAAAAGGATCTACAAAAATACAATGAGTTACCCGCCATCTCTGAATTTTATTTTGATGTCATTGTACGAAATGCAACACTAAATCAGGATGGTAAGCAATTTATCGCTGATCTGGGTATTAAACGCGAATTGGTATGGCAGGGAAAAAGCAAATATTATTATTTCGGATTCATCTCTGAACTAGGTGATTTAAGCACATTAAAGGGATTCGATGAAATTGATGCCACAAATTGTATTATTAAACCGGTTAATACTTATAATAAATCTGTTCAGAATATTGATGAAGTGAAAAGTTTAAACTACAAAGAACTTCACAAAAAAGGTATTGCAAGTGTAAAAATGGACAGGTTATCCCTAACCAAAGAATCTACATCAATGCCTTTGAATATATTACCAATACATGAAGATTGGTCACCGGAAAAACTTAGTCCTGCTACATTTCTGATTGAGGATTCAATTTCCGGTGAAACAAAATTCATCATTGTAAATGGTGTCTATTTTCCTGTTAATCCTTAA
- a CDS encoding rhomboid family intramembrane serine protease, with amino-acid sequence MKDQVALRMSALYAVLFVTLLWCIKALEIAMNLSLGFLGVFPGNGKGMLGIFTGPLIHGNFDHLISNSLPLLVLITGTFFFYRKVAVHVFLVIYMLSGFLVWLFAREAYHIGSSGIVYGLVFFLFFSGLFRREYRSLIISSAVFLLYGTTFPGILPGDPFISFESHLAGAFSGLIGAYIYRGHPLLGLPDIPDDNAVESKESIEKIELPDYTKSHTGKESDRINYTFKEKDSK; translated from the coding sequence ATGAAAGATCAGGTGGCCTTGCGGATGAGTGCTCTTTATGCAGTCCTTTTTGTAACACTATTATGGTGTATAAAGGCCCTGGAAATAGCTATGAACTTAAGTCTGGGATTTCTGGGAGTTTTTCCCGGTAATGGTAAAGGTATGCTGGGAATATTTACCGGTCCATTAATTCATGGAAATTTCGATCACCTAATCAGCAATAGTCTGCCTTTGCTGGTCCTAATCACAGGAACATTCTTTTTCTACAGGAAAGTTGCAGTACACGTATTTCTTGTAATATATATGCTGAGTGGCTTTTTGGTTTGGCTATTCGCCCGCGAAGCGTATCATATAGGTTCGTCTGGAATTGTATATGGGTTAGTTTTCTTTTTGTTTTTTAGTGGTTTATTCAGACGAGAATATCGATCCCTGATTATTTCCTCAGCTGTCTTTTTATTATATGGAACAACCTTTCCTGGTATTTTGCCCGGAGATCCTTTTATCTCTTTTGAATCACATCTTGCCGGAGCCTTTTCAGGCTTAATAGGAGCGTATATTTATAGGGGTCACCCATTGTTAGGATTGCCGGATATTCCAGATGACAATGCCGTTGAAAGTAAAGAATCTATCGAAAAGATTGAGCTACCAGATTACACCAAGTCTCACACTGGAAAGGAGTCGGATAGAATAAATTATACTTTTAAAGAAAAAGATAGCAAATAG
- a CDS encoding histone deacetylase family protein, translating into MLKVAWADSYCHSLPEGHRFPMEKYTLLPEQLLYEGTLENDNFFRPDVPEDDLIFSTVHSEEYIKKLNELTLSRSEERKTGFPLSEELVIREKQIIQGSVDATMYALKYGCAMNIAGGTHHAFTDRGEGFCLLNDIAVSAQYLIDQHHFEKILIVDLDVHQGNGTAEIFRGNKDVFTFSMHGKNNYPLHKEKSDLDIELADGTGDNIYLDILDNYLGQLIEKHEPQFIFFQSGVDVLKTDKLGRLGLSVNGCKERDRKVLESCKINDIPVMISMGGGYSEDIKLIIEAHANTYRLAQELFF; encoded by the coding sequence ATGTTAAAAGTAGCCTGGGCTGATTCTTATTGTCATTCATTACCGGAGGGGCATAGATTCCCAATGGAAAAATACACATTGCTTCCTGAACAATTATTGTATGAAGGTACACTGGAAAATGATAATTTCTTTAGACCAGATGTGCCTGAGGACGATTTGATTTTTTCTACCGTCCATTCTGAAGAGTATATAAAAAAACTAAATGAACTTACTTTATCACGTTCTGAAGAGAGGAAAACCGGATTTCCCTTGTCTGAAGAGCTGGTTATACGAGAAAAGCAAATAATTCAGGGTTCTGTGGATGCCACCATGTATGCATTGAAATATGGGTGTGCGATGAATATTGCAGGTGGTACCCATCATGCATTCACTGATAGAGGAGAGGGTTTTTGCTTGTTAAATGATATAGCTGTTTCTGCTCAATACCTTATCGATCAGCATCATTTTGAAAAAATACTTATCGTCGACCTGGATGTTCACCAGGGAAATGGAACTGCTGAGATTTTTAGAGGAAATAAAGATGTCTTTACTTTTTCGATGCATGGTAAAAACAATTATCCATTGCATAAAGAAAAATCAGATCTGGATATCGAATTAGCTGATGGAACTGGTGACAATATTTACCTTGATATTCTCGATAATTATTTAGGTCAATTGATCGAAAAACACGAGCCTCAATTCATATTTTTTCAAAGTGGGGTAGATGTCCTTAAAACTGATAAGCTGGGACGGTTGGGACTTTCAGTAAACGGTTGCAAAGAAAGAGATAGAAAAGTACTGGAAAGCTGTAAAATAAATGATATTCCGGTGATGATTAGCATGGGAGGGGGATATTCTGAAGATATTAAATTAATAATTGAAGCACACGCAAATACTTATAGACTGGCACAAGAGCTTTTTTTCTGA
- a CDS encoding sigma-54 interaction domain-containing protein, producing the protein MHQSDILSVKQRFGIIGNSPELNHAIQRAIQVAPTDMTVLITGESGSGKESFSKIIHSLSHRKHGQFIAINCGAIPEGTIDSELFGHEKGAFTGAHDSRKGYFEVTTGGTIFLDEIGEMPLQTQSRLLRVLENGEFIRVGSSKVQKTDVRVVAATNVNLMEAVEKGKFREDLYYRLNTLPIYVPALRDRGDDILLLFRKFASDFSEDYRVKPVELDESAQSVIKKYRFPGNIRELKNLVEQISLLEENRSISAEVLATYLPDSTRNVPAIFQQENTQGLNERDLLYQILFDMRKDMTELKKLVVSILNDQQDGAKIIRENQELFEDIKYRSSLPEVKGSGSSGETTEESGSPFILHDNQNSENQEDDEEAYYEDVYHEPEEEEENLSLENKEKELIIKALRKNKNKRKYAAKDLGISERTLYRKIKQYEIEA; encoded by the coding sequence ATGCATCAATCAGATATATTAAGTGTAAAACAACGTTTCGGAATAATAGGAAACAGCCCTGAGCTGAATCATGCCATACAGCGGGCTATACAGGTAGCTCCGACTGATATGACTGTGTTAATTACTGGTGAAAGTGGTAGTGGAAAAGAGTCCTTTTCTAAAATAATCCACTCTCTCAGTCATCGAAAACACGGGCAGTTTATCGCTATTAATTGCGGGGCAATTCCTGAAGGAACAATAGACTCTGAGTTATTTGGACATGAAAAAGGTGCATTTACAGGAGCTCACGATAGTAGAAAAGGATATTTTGAAGTCACCACCGGAGGTACGATCTTCCTTGATGAGATTGGGGAAATGCCATTACAAACCCAATCAAGATTATTAAGAGTTCTTGAAAACGGGGAATTTATCCGGGTCGGATCTTCAAAAGTTCAAAAAACGGATGTCAGAGTAGTAGCAGCAACCAATGTCAACCTAATGGAAGCTGTTGAAAAAGGTAAATTCAGGGAAGACCTTTATTACAGGTTAAATACTTTACCTATTTATGTACCTGCACTCCGCGATAGAGGTGATGATATTTTGTTATTATTCAGAAAATTTGCTTCGGACTTTTCAGAAGATTACAGGGTAAAGCCCGTAGAACTGGATGAAAGTGCCCAGTCCGTAATAAAAAAATATCGTTTCCCTGGAAATATCAGGGAACTTAAGAACCTTGTTGAACAAATTTCTTTACTTGAGGAAAACCGGTCAATCAGCGCTGAGGTGCTGGCAACCTACCTACCTGACAGCACTCGAAATGTACCAGCAATATTTCAACAGGAAAATACCCAGGGACTAAATGAAAGGGACCTTTTATATCAGATCTTATTTGATATGAGAAAAGATATGACAGAATTGAAAAAGCTGGTTGTATCAATTCTCAACGATCAACAAGATGGTGCAAAAATTATCCGGGAAAACCAGGAGTTGTTTGAAGACATAAAATACCGGTCATCCCTACCGGAAGTCAAAGGGTCCGGAAGCTCTGGAGAAACAACTGAAGAGAGTGGATCTCCATTTATTTTACATGATAATCAGAACTCCGAAAACCAGGAGGACGATGAGGAAGCATATTATGAAGATGTTTATCATGAACCTGAAGAAGAGGAAGAGAATCTTTCATTAGAAAATAAAGAAAAAGAGCTAATAATCAAGGCTCTCAGAAAAAATAAAAACAAAAGAAAATACGCAGCAAAAGATCTCGGAATATCCGAAAGAACACTTTATAGGAAAATTAAACAGTATGAAATCGAAGCATAA
- a CDS encoding phage holin family protein, translated as MKFLLKILVTTLAVFAGAYLIPGVETESFTVALILAVVLTILNVTIKPLLVILTIPITVVTLGLFLLVINALIILLADYLVGGFYVSGFWTALLFSIVVSIMVSIFESFDKD; from the coding sequence ATGAAATTCTTACTTAAGATTTTAGTAACTACTCTGGCGGTATTCGCAGGGGCCTATCTGATTCCGGGTGTAGAAACAGAATCATTTACGGTTGCACTTATTCTTGCTGTAGTTTTAACAATTCTAAATGTGACTATTAAACCATTGTTAGTCATACTTACAATTCCGATTACTGTAGTTACCCTGGGGTTATTTCTTTTGGTAATCAATGCGCTTATCATTTTACTTGCCGATTACCTCGTTGGCGGTTTTTATGTTAGTGGTTTCTGGACAGCATTATTATTTTCCATTGTGGTTTCGATTATGGTGAGTATTTTTGAATCGTTTGACAAAGACTAA